The Synechococcus sp. RS9909 genomic interval CGAGGCCCAGATGCTGGTGGGGCGGGCCGAGATCGCCGTTCACTCCCTCAAGGATCTGCCCACCAACCTTCCCGAAGGCCTGATGCTGGGTTGCATCACCGAACGGGAAGATCCGGCGGACGCCCTCGTGGTGAATGCCAAGAATGCCGACCACAAGTTGGAGACCCTGCCGGAAGGCGCCGTGGTGGGCACCAGCTCCCTGCGCCGGCTGGCCCAGCTGCGCCACCACTACCCGCACCTTGAGTTCAAGGATGTGCGTGGCAACGTGATCACGCGCCTGGAAAAACTTGATGCCGGCGACTACGACTGCCTGATCCTGGCTGCAGCCGGACTCACCCGTCTGGGATTCGCCGATCGGATTCATCAGATCATCCCCAGCCACATTTCCCTGCATGCCGTCGGTCAGGGCGCCCTCGGAATTGAGTGCGTGGAAGGGCAACCCGACGTGCTGGAGTTGATCAAGGTGCTCGAGCACAGTCCCACCGC includes:
- the hemC gene encoding hydroxymethylbilane synthase translates to MALEHLRIASRRSQLAMVQTNWVKAELEQAHPGLPISVEAMATQGDKILDVALAKIGDKGLFTKELEAQMLVGRAEIAVHSLKDLPTNLPEGLMLGCITEREDPADALVVNAKNADHKLETLPEGAVVGTSSLRRLAQLRHHYPHLEFKDVRGNVITRLEKLDAGDYDCLILAAAGLTRLGFADRIHQIIPSHISLHAVGQGALGIECVEGQPDVLELIKVLEHSPTASRCLAERAFLRELEGGCQVPIGVNTRIEANELVLTGMVASLDGKRLIRDERRGTVDKAEAIGQLLAADLKSQGAGDILQEIFAAVRPEA